Below is a window of Deltaproteobacteria bacterium DNA.
GAATTCGTTTTTGTAACTGGTCCAAGCGGTGCCGGGAAAACAACCCTTCTTAAACTCATGTTCTCTGCCGAATTGCCAACAAGAGGGCAGGTCATAATTAACGGCCATAATGTAACGCGTTTAAAAAGAAACTCCATACCATATCTGAGGCGAAATATAGGCGTGGTTTTTCAGGACTTTAAATTACTTTATGACAGGACGGTTTTTGATAATGTTGCGCTTGCACTATCCGTATTAGATGTTAAGAAAAAAGAAATCCGAAAAAAGGTATTGGAGATACTAAAAATGCTTGGGCTGCATCAGAAGATAAATGCTTATCCTATAAGGTTATCAGGCGGTGAACAGCAAAGAATCGCAATAGCAAGAGCTCTTGTCAGTGAACCTGTAATACTGCTTGCGGATGAGCCGACGGGTAATCTTGATCCTGATTTGACAATTGAAACCATAAGGCTTTTTGAAGAAGTAAATGCAAAAGGTACCACCGTAGTAGTTGCAACTCATGATAAAAATCTTATTTCAAAGTACAGGAAGAGGGTGATAACACTTGAGCATGGAAGGATTACGGATAAGTAAAATCATTTTTATAACATGGACAAAATCTTTTATTTTATATCAACCACAATAAAAAGAATAAAGATCAATTTGTATCTCAATATCATAACCGTTGTTACTATAGCTGTAGCTTTACTTATCCTGAATATATTCTTTCTTATATATATAAATGTTCATTCTGTGCTTGGTGAATGGCAGGGTAAGATAAACATTATAGCGTATGTAAAAAACGGGATTAGTGCTGATGAGATAAGGCAAGTAAGTGATAGGTTGAGGGCAATTAGCGGTGTAAAAGGTATAAAGTATTATTCTCAGCAGGAAGCCTTTAGTGAGTTTAAAAAAGAATTAAAAGGTCAATCGGCTATACTGAAGGGAGTGTCTCCCGATATCCTGCCTGCATATTTCGTTATTTCACTGAGAGATAAGGCTATAGCAGAGAATAGAATCGATAATGTTGCATCTTCTATAAAAAGACTTATGGGCATCTCAGACGTCCAGTATGGAAAAGAACTTGCATCAAAACTATCCGGTGTTATTATTCTCATGAAAATGCTCAGTATAGGAATAGGCGGATTTATCATATTTTCTATTCTGATCATTATATCAAATACCATTCGCATATCTATATTTTCAAAAAAAGACGAAATAGGGATATTAAAACTTGTTGGTGCAACGAATCTTTTTATAGAGATACCATTTATTCTTGAAGGCATAGTCCAAATTACATTTGGAACAGGACTTTCTATTCTTTTACTTTATGCCATATATGAATTTTTCATATACAAACTTGAAGGCAGTATGGGAGTATTTTTCACAAATGTAAGCGTGATATTTTTATCAAGAGAAGCCATCATTGCCATATTCATAGGCAGTATACTTCTTGGCATAGCAGGCAGCATAATAACAGCAGGAAAGTTTATACGAAATGCCAATTAACCCAACGATGCAATAGGGTTGCAGTAACGGGTTTTAAACCATCTTCTGCTTCTCAACACTGAGATCCTCCTGATACACTTCCGGAATTAATCTATTTTTTAGAAATAAATTGCGATAGTATTGCGTTAAGGTGTTTCAAGTCCGGAGGAATATTTTTCAGTTCTGCTCTATTTTCTATATGGCCAAGTGTGGTCTCAAGATATATCTTGAGATTATGCATTGTTTTACGAAGTTCTGAAAGCTTAAATTTATTTAAAAGATCTTCATCCCTGAACATGCTTAGTCTATCAAAAAAGCCCTCAAACCCTTCATGATCACTGTATCTTACGAGTGAAAACCCTATGTCCTGAAAATAATAAATATAATCCCTTACAATATTAAAAAGTTCTTCCATGGAATAGCTGCCCATAGAACCATTCTCGTTTGTATTCTGCTCAAAAAACTCTACTACACTCTTAAAAAGCCATATATCCTCTCTCAGTCTAAGGGATTGCTCAACTTTTGAAATAAAATCAGGGAATATCTCTTTCCCTTTTATATAAGGATCAAAGCTCTGGGCAAGCAGTATTATTGATTGCTGTATAAAGTTGCTTAGTATGCCTTTTGCTGAATCAACAACTACTTTTAATTTTGTAAGATTGCCTATCTCAACAGAATCCTTCAATATCTGGTCAAAAACCTTCCTCAATTCTATACTCAGCTGAAAAGCAAGAGAATCTATTGTGGATACAGTTTTTTCGCGGTATTTAACTTCCGTTTTATATTTAAGAAATTCTTCTTCAAGGAATTTCGTAAGCGTCTTCGCTTCTGAATTTACAAGTGTAAATATGAGTATTGAAGTTTTCAGTTCTTCAAAATCTTCCGATTCGTTTTTTATGTATCTCATAAATCTTAGTAATCTGAACAAAGATAAAAATACAACAGAGAGTTTTAGCCTGAGATTATCATCTGCAATCTGACTTACAATACCTCTTATATTATGATCATGAATTTTATCGTATCTATCAAAGAATGGCTCGAAAGGGATCGGGCTAAAATATTTATTAACCGATATCTCCCTGCTGGTTATCTGACCAAGATTCATATAAAGGCTGAACGGTACCTTCTTATTTTGTGATGCGGATTCGTAAATATTGGCAAGGTTTAAGAATGTTATATAAAGTAAATAAAGGCTATCTCTTGGCGATGACTGTGTAAGATACAGTTCTATTACTTTATCCCTTGCATGATCGGCAAGAAGACGATTCTCTATGTAGCTTTGAAAATAAAAGGCACTTGATGATTCGTCTATTATAAAAAATCTTATGATTGAAACGATCCTTTTAGCTATAAAGGTTAATATCTTTAATTCATTATGAAAATTTTTTCCGATTGCCTGTTCTTTATGAGATATTGGTAAATTATTTATATTGAAAAATCTTTCTGTGCCTTTAAGCAGCATCTCAAGCTCAAACAAAAGTCTATCCTTTCCATCTATACTTAGAGATTCAAGCCATTGATTACGTTCAATGGTAAGGGCTTTTTTCATTACATAATCTGTTTTATTCATAATTTTCGTCTTTTGGATAAATATATAGCTGCCATTATTATTTATTTTCCCCTGGTTTTTATCTTCATAGCAGATATTTGTGTAACAGTATATTCAATTCAGTAAATCAGAAAAGATCAATCCGCATAAAAGAAATCGTTTAAACCCATCTCTTTCTTAAAATACATGTTGCCCCCGGTAGCTTGCCGAAAGGTAATTAACTCTGAAAATTCTTGATACTATTTTTTACCTTCAAGCACCCCGATTATCTCTTTTATATCAGGTAATTCGTTTATAGGGTAAACCTTTAAAAAAACGATCTTACCATTTTCATCAACAATGATATTTGCTCTTTCGGAAAAACCGTTAGCTTCCCTGAAAATCCCGTATTTTCTTGCAACCTCACCATGCCGCCAGAAATCGGCAAGCAATGCTGTATTCTTTATATCCAGTTCCTTTGCCCATGCTTTTTTCGAGGGAGATGTATCTATGCTCAAACCGAGTGCTACCGTATTTATTTTTTCAAATGTCTTCACATTGTCCTCAAGAGACTTCATCTGTTTAGCGCATACTCCGGTCCATGCAAGTGGATGGAACGATAAAAGAACCTTTTTACCCTTAAAATCCGAAAGACTTACATCTTTATCATTCTGATCCTTGAGTTTAAAATCCGGTGCGTTATCCCCTACTTTTAGTCTTTCCTCTGCCATATTGATATCCTCCTTTCTATAAGTTGAATTTACTCAGTGTGTTGGCATTTTTCAATATTGACTCGAAAAATAAAGTTTCAGGCAGGAGCTGAGGACTGCCTGATGTTATGCCTTAAACTGAGCGATAATCGCCTCTTTGAAGTTT
It encodes the following:
- a CDS encoding peroxiredoxin, coding for MAEERLKVGDNAPDFKLKDQNDKDVSLSDFKGKKVLLSFHPLAWTGVCAKQMKSLEDNVKTFEKINTVALGLSIDTSPSKKAWAKELDIKNTALLADFWRHGEVARKYGIFREANGFSERANIIVDENGKIVFLKVYPINELPDIKEIIGVLEGKK
- a CDS encoding ABC transporter permease — encoded protein: MDKIFYFISTTIKRIKINLYLNIITVVTIAVALLILNIFFLIYINVHSVLGEWQGKINIIAYVKNGISADEIRQVSDRLRAISGVKGIKYYSQQEAFSEFKKELKGQSAILKGVSPDILPAYFVISLRDKAIAENRIDNVASSIKRLMGISDVQYGKELASKLSGVIILMKMLSIGIGGFIIFSILIIISNTIRISIFSKKDEIGILKLVGATNLFIEIPFILEGIVQITFGTGLSILLLYAIYEFFIYKLEGSMGVFFTNVSVIFLSREAIIAIFIGSILLGIAGSIITAGKFIRNAN
- the ftsE gene encoding cell division ATP-binding protein FtsE gives rise to the protein MIQFFHVYKYYLKGSEVLEDLNLQIEKGEFVFVTGPSGAGKTTLLKLMFSAELPTRGQVIINGHNVTRLKRNSIPYLRRNIGVVFQDFKLLYDRTVFDNVALALSVLDVKKKEIRKKVLEILKMLGLHQKINAYPIRLSGGEQQRIAIARALVSEPVILLADEPTGNLDPDLTIETIRLFEEVNAKGTTVVVATHDKNLISKYRKRVITLEHGRITDK